One Miscanthus floridulus cultivar M001 chromosome 11, ASM1932011v1, whole genome shotgun sequence DNA window includes the following coding sequences:
- the LOC136494669 gene encoding AP-4 complex subunit mu-like produces the protein MNYRMTQEFKPPFCVTALIEEAGPSRAEVLLKIRADFSANVTANTITVQMPVHAYTMRASFELEAGAVGQTTDFKEGSRRLEWNLKKIVGGSEHTLRAKLTFSQESHGNITKEAGPVNMNFTIPMYNASKLQVRYLQIAKKSKAYNPYRWVRYVTQANSYVARL, from the exons ATGAACTACCGGATGACCCAAGAATTTAAGCCGCCATTTTGTGTAACCGCACTAATTGAAGAAGCTGGACCATCGAGG GCTGAAGTTCTACTGAAAATAAGAGCAGACTTCTCCGCGAATGTCACTGCTAACACAATCACAGTACAAATGCCAGTGCACGCATACACAATGAG AGCGAGTTTTGAGTTGGAAGCTGGAGCAGTTGGACAGACAACCGATTTCAAGGAAGGATCCAGGAGACTTGAGTGGAATCTAAAGAAG ATTGTTGGTGGTTCTGAGCACACCCTTCGTGCAAAGCTGACATTTTCCCAGGAGTCACATG GAAATATCACAAAGGAAGCTGGCCCAGTGAATATGAATTTCACTATACCGATGTACAATGCATCTAAGTTGCAG GTCAGGTATCTTCAGATCGCAAAGAAATCGAAGGCATACAACCCTTACAGATGGGTGCGATATGTAACACAAGCTAACTCCTACGTAGCTCGTCTATGA